The sequence ATACGTCACAACCCTTTGTAGAGACGCGAAATTTCGCATCTCTACAGACCAATTTTTTGTACCAAAAATCTCTAAGACACTATAATTATTGATATTTAATCGCAATTTTCTTCTTAATAAGAATTGTAATTGTTGTTTTAACCATTATCTACTACCTCTTTTCAGTTCAAAAAACATATTTTTTTGTGTTTTTTTAATATTTCATATTTAGATATTTCTGCAAAGTTTTATAACTGACCCCTTGTCCAAATTTTTTATGAGGATATTATATGAATGTAGGCTAAAGCGTTGCCAATAATCCTAAACTTCAGCAGCAAAAAGCGATAAAATAGTTCTCTAAATAAATTCAATGCTAAAGCTTAGAGAATTTGAAAACTGGGAGCAAAGAAGATATATTCAAGATAGTAAATAACGGGGGAATGCGTAAGTTGACTCCTAGAAAAATTCAGATTTATTTAGAGAGAAGAGAACAACACTTCGCAATTTTCGTAATCGCTTTTGGAAGCAGTGAATCAAAACAACCTGAGTTTAGGTAAGGCGTGTGTGCTTGAGGCGCACGCAGCTAGGAAAGAATGATAGAGGCGATTTCCTTACATAAAGGAAAAGGAGCAGGAATTATGAGAGCCAAACACATTATGACTCAAGATGTAGCAACTATCCGCGGTTCAGCTACTGTAGCAGAAGCAGTCAGACTCATGAGGCTCAAAGAATTGCGAGCGTTGATTGTAGAACCTCGTAACGATGCAGATGCTTACGGTATTGTTACCGAGACTGATATTGTGTCTAAGGTGGTCGCTTATGGAAAAGACCCCAAACAGACACATGTCTACGAAATTATGAGCAAGCCCTGCATCGTTGTCAATCCTGACCTTGACGTGGAATATGTAGCACGGTTATTTGCCAATACAGGTGTTTGGCGTGCGCCTGTTATCCAAGGTGAACTACTTGGTATTATTTCTACCACCGATATTATTACTAAGGGTGACTTTCTTGAAAAGCCCAAGCTAGAATTCTTGCAAAAAGAACTCCACAAAGCCATATCGAATGCTCGCTCAATTTCCGTTAACTATGGTGCGGATTCTAAAAAAGCTGTTGAAGCTTGGAATTTTGTAGAGGAACTCCAAGCAGAAGCATGTTTTTATGGCGCACCAAAACCAGAAAAATCAGCTAGAGAGCTATTTTCTAATGGACGTCAATCAGTGAGTGTAGGTTAACAGTCTGATCGTAAAAGTAATCTGACTTAGCAACTGATCCTGAATTAATAGAAACCCGGTTTCTACAAGAAGCCGGGTTTATCCAAATTGATATCTTGCACCATTCTTAATAACCGTAGGGTAGACACACCCCATCGGCGTGAAATTAAGATTCTTCGAGTATATTAAGTGATACCTACCCTACATTAGTTAACATTGATAATCAAAATAATAATGGTGCCACAGTTTTGATGTAGGCGCATTGGCTGGTAAGACAGAAGTAGTTCAGTTACTTTTAGAACACCATCCAAATTTAGAGTTACAAAAGTTAGACGACTTCAAAGCAATAGATTTTGCTGCCACTTTAGAAGTCTTAAGAATTATTAAAAATGCACTCAATTACAGTAAAATCGGGTAAAACTTATCATGACCTACAAAGTAATCCTACTGATCGGTCTTACCCGACCTCAAGCATATAAATGCATCTACTCAGTCATATGCGTTTAATGTTTATCCTAGATTCATAGAAGAGTGAGAATAAATATCATGAATCAAATACCTTTATTTATTTGGTTAAACCGTGCAATTTTCTTTGAGAACTTTTAGCAAGATAATTCTTAGAAGTTGCAAGGAAGTCATCAGCATATACTCTTTATTTCACGGGAGTTTACGTACATTTCAGGGAAACTTGAGGCATAACAGATAGTAGATATAATTTGGAAGTTGAGAATAATTTTCTAACCCTTATTTATGAATTAATTGATGATATTTTTGAGAGTTATATTTTACAAATTAATAGTATCAAAAGATTCTTTTTTTTGATTATTTATGTTTATTATAGGTCTAGCTAGCTTTTTTGGACAAAAGCTGTATATGTGTAGCGATAGCTGGGAGGTCAAATGTAGTGAAATAGCTGCCTTTGATGATTATGGAACTTAGACTCTTTAGAGACTAATTGAGATGTACTATATGCAATTGTACTTAGAAAGTAAATTGAGAATCGCAGAGAGAAGGAGATGAAGAAGAATTTTTTGCCCAAGGATGATTCACATCCTATTCAACTGACATCAGCAGATATTATACTGCGCCAGCGACTAGAGAATTCTATTAGCAGTTATTTTTATAATGCTTGCGATCGCACTATTCAAAATTTGTTATCTAGTTGTCGATGGTATGTCACAAGTCATGCTAGTGCTTTAACCTTAGTAATCGAATGTACAGACCAAATTACTAACTGGCGTGTCCTTCAAAAAATCGTGCCAATGGCAGCAGTTTTAGGTGAGATCGTGAGCAGTGCTAAAATTCGCGTTTATCCACCCAAAAAAGAAGGAATGCCTTTTGAAATGAGAGTAGATGAGCTATCAGTTTACCGAGATATGGCTTAATGGTTGTTGGTTGTTGGTTGTTTGTTGTTGGGTGTTTACTACTAACTACTAACCACTAACTCCCTGTTCAATCATTGCTTTAATTTCTGCAAAAACTAAGTCAGCAGAGTTTTTGACAACAGGACTTAACTCCCAACCAAAACCAAGATTTGCTGCTTCAATTAGGTAAACTATCACCTCTTGGGGAAAGTCATTCTCAAAGATTTTCCTACCTGCGGCTAAAGCATTATCCCAACGAAAATCATGCAAATTATAAGTAGGTTCCGGCAGGGCCTCTAGTTCTTTTCCAGGAACTTTAAACACAGCGCCCGGTTCGGAACCCGTTGCACTTGCATCAATAATTATTAACTGTTTACTACCTCTTGCTTGAAACATCACTTCCATCCCAGCAGTTCCGCAATCATAAACTTGTAAGTGAGGATGGGGATGTTTGGCGAGATATTGCTGTAGGCGTTGAGCAATAATTACGCCTACAGCATCATCGCTGCGGTTAAGATTTCCACAACCAATAATCGTTATTTGTCCTACCCTGCGGGAAGCTGAATAAAGTGCGTCTATTTCGTTTGTCATTTGTTATTCCTAAAGTCTGTAGCGACTGTCTTAAAAGTCAAGCGATCGCACTACGTTTTGGTGGGTTCGCTGGAACGAAAAGCTATTATGGTTGGCGATCGCCTATCCTCACGACACCATAGCTGGTCACTGCATCGGGAAAATAGATAAAGTCGATTTTAATTAGCTAAAAGGCAGATTGCTTTCTCATTGTGGCGAAAAAGATTAATTTGATGATAGGTTGAGTTCTGTGAAATATTACCGATGTAGAGCAAGCCATTGATTGAGATTAGACCAATCCAGCGACATCAGATAGAACAAGCCAAGCAAATCGTTATGGGAGTTTCACTAGAAATTTGGCAAGGTGTACTGACTGAAGCTGATTTCAGGCGCTTAGATTCAATGTCCGATATCGAGAATGTGCAGTCACACTATTTCGACAACCGTGGTACTTTCTTGGTCTTGGTCGATGGTGAACAAGTTGTAGGCACTGGGGCAATTCGACGATTCGATGATCAAATCTGTGAACTCAAGCGAATGTGGTTTCTCAAAGAGTATCGAGGACAGGGGTTAGGCTGGAAAATGGCTCAAATGCTCTTCGATTTTGCACGGCAGGCAGGATATTGGAAAGTGAGACTTGACCTCGCTAACGATGAGCGGCAACCACAAGCACTCAAACTTTACAGAAAACTTGATTTCTACCCAATTGAACGCTACAACGATAGTTCCTGTACTGTGTTCATGGAGAAGATTTTATAACCGCAAAATCAGGAGTGATAGTCAAGCAGCCCAACAGTGGGTTGGAGCCGAACGGCGAGGGGTGATTGCTTAGAGTTTCGGTGTTATCTGCATCAGCTCAACTGTGTCATTAAATTCATATCAGGTGTAAATTAGAAAAACTGAAGAATTATTTGATGTTTTTATTTACAAATAAAATTTAGTTTGTATTATACCATTATTTTTTCATATAAAATTACTGAAAAATATTTTTATTAATCAGCAAAAAGTTTATATCAATACATTACTAATAATAGTTCACTATTCACATTTGGTAATTATAGTTCTAATTAAAAAATACATTTTTTAGTTTTGTTTAAGAATATTATCGTTGTATGCTAATTATTAAGTTTTGAGTCTAAAAATTAAACTAAATTCATCCAAGCCTAAAACCAAGCTGATTCTTAACTAACCGGATTTCGTCACGTACAGATTATAACTATATCGGTTAGATATGAATGCCTGTAGTGATATTTATGAATGCCAATCTTGGAAGTTGAGCTTATATGCAGTAGATATGCCTAGGAGAATTCCATGCTTGAGTATTTAACACGTTTGAACGACCATAATTTACCTTATCCAGACACGATTCATCCCATCATCGTTCACTTTGTAATTGCGATGGTGTTGTTTGCTTTTGTTTGCGATGTAGTTGGTTATTTTACCCGTAACTCCCGTCTTTTTGAGGTGAGTTGGTGGAATATGTTTCTAGCTACCATTGCTATCTTCGTCGCTATCATTTTTGGTCAGTTTGAAGCAGGTCTAGCAAGACCTTACCACCTAGCAAAATCAGTGCTGAATATGCATACCCTGATTGGCTGGTCACTTTCGGGAATCATTGCAGCAATTACAGCTTGGCGTTATGTAATTCGTACACGCAACCCCCAGAAATTACCAATTGCTTATTTGGGAGTAGGGCTGATATTGACTGTCATAGTTGGTATGCAAGTATATCTGGGGGATCAACTTGTTTGGGTGTATGGACTGCACACAGTACCAGTTGTTGAAGCGGTAAAGGATGGTATTTTGCGATGAACTCTGAACTAATTGACCAATTGAAAGTGCAATTAGGCGCAAACGGACTGCCTTACACCATTCCTATTCATCCCAACTTAGTTCATCTCACCTTGGGTTTGTTCATCATTGGGATTTTCTTTGATATTGTCGGTGTATTCTTTCCCCTGCAAAAATTCGTCTTTAAGTTTTTGGCAATTCCGGTTGAACGTGCCAACTTCTTTGATGTTGGCTGGTACAACATGCTAGCTTCTGCCATCATCACCTTTTTTACAGTGGCAGCAGGCTTTTATGAAATCATGTTGGCAGAAGCGCCACTAGATGTGAAGAGTGCTTGGGGATTGCAGGCCATGGAAACAATGCTTTGGCATGGTGTAGGTGGTGTTTTACTATTAGCGCTAATTGTTGGCATGACAGTTTGGCGGGGATTCCAGCGCTTCGCTTGGCGCAAAGACGAAGATAGACAAGTGCAGCTGAGTTATCTAGTTGTGGGAATGGCAATCATGTTTGTGATGTACGTCCACGGCACACTGGGAGCACAACTAGCTGCTGAATTTGGAGTACACAATACTGCCGACCAGTTACTAAGAGTCGGTCAAGACCTCAACGCAATGATTAAGTAAATGTTGATTGTTGACTGTTGTTTGTTGTTTGTTTCAACCAACCACCAACCACCAACTACTAACCATGAAAATCCAGAAATTACTGAAGATTTTAACCTTGATTACGAGTGCGATCGCTCTTGTTACTACCAGTCTCTGGATTGGGAAACAGGCTTACTCCTGGCTTCCTCCAGAAGCTGCTGCTGAATCGCGACTCGTTGATGATTTGATTAGCTTCTTGGTTACACTCGGAGCATTCATTTTCCTGGGAGTTACCGGAACGCTGATATATTCCGTAATTTTCCATCGGGCGAAAAAGGGCGAGATTATTGACGGGCCTCCAATAGAAGGTAATATAACCCTAGAAGTTGTCTGGACAGCCATTCCAATTTTGCTAGTGTTTTGGATTGCTGGTTACAGCTACCAAATCTACGAGCAAATGGGTATTCAAGGACCAATGGAGCACGTCCACCTGCACATCCCAATAGGAATGGAATCGGCCTATGCAGCACCGATGCAGGACACGGGGACGCGGGGACACGGTGACGCGGAGACATCTTCTGTATTGGTGGCAAACTCAGAATCTGTAGAAAAAATCGACGTTCTTGCTAAACAATGGGCTTGGGTCTTCCACTATCCAGAAAAAAATGTCACCAGTACTGAACTGCACCTACCTGCTAATAAAAGAGTGCGTTTGGCACTGCAATCAGAGGATGTTCTACACGGCTTCTACGTTCCCGCCTTTCGTGTAAAGCAAGATATTGTTCCCAATCAAACTATTGACTTTGAATTCACTCCTATCCGTACTGGCAAATATCGACTGACTGATTCTCAATACAGTGGCACTTACTTTGCAACCATGCAAGCGAATGTAGTAGTTGAATCCGCTGAAGATTACCACCATTGGCTTGCCAAAACTGCAACCCACAAGCCGACAACTGCATCAAATCAGGCAGCTTCTGAATATGCCCAAGCTGCAAATCAGTCATCCCCATCCGGTTGGGCAACAGTCGCCCCTGCCGAACCTCCTCTAGTCAATTATCCTGGGTGAAGTACCCACAGACTTCGCTTACGCTACGTCTGGGGCTTCCTGTCTCATTCGCCATCGCCACGTTAGGAATTCCTATCGCTAGGAGTTCGGGACTAAACCCGATGATGGTCTTACACAGCGTCTCTCGGTTTGCACCGTTTATCCTCTCAAGGAGGAACCCAGGCAGCCGCCCTGCAACGCAGCGGCAGTTTGATTTTTGCTTCGACACGTTTACCTTGGATTTACGACAATAGTCAACCACGATTCGCTTACGTCTTAAGCGATCTCTGATGTTTCTGCGGCAAGCAAAGTAGCTGCTACTTCGGATTAGCCTTTATGTGACCTACAGTTGGGCGGGTCAACAACCATCAGTATTTTCCCATATAAAGGAAACAAAGCGATGACGAATATTTCCATCGAAAGCATCGGTATCGCAGATGAACAATCTCACCACGACAGTTCCAACGACTGGAAGCGATACTTCAGCTTTAGCACTGACCACAAGGTCATTGGTATTCAGTATCTTGTTACCTCGTTCATATTCTTTCTTGTCGGCGGTATATTTGCGATGGTGCTGCGGGGGGAATTAATTACACCCGAAGCAGATTTAGTCGATCGCACCATGTACAACGGTATGTTCACCATGCATGGCACAGTCATGCTGTTCTTGTGGACATTCCCATCACTGGTAGGCCTAGCCAACTACCTCGTACCACTTATGATTGGCGCACGCGACATGGCATTTCCCCGCCTCAACGCCGCCGCCTTTTGGATGGTGCCGATAGTCGGCATTCTATTGATGGCCAGCTTTTTTGTCCCTGGCGGCCCAGCCCAAGCT is a genomic window of Fischerella sp. PCC 9605 containing:
- a CDS encoding hydrogenase maturation protease; protein product: MTNEIDALYSASRRVGQITIIGCGNLNRSDDAVGVIIAQRLQQYLAKHPHPHLQVYDCGTAGMEVMFQARGSKQLIIIDASATGSEPGAVFKVPGKELEALPEPTYNLHDFRWDNALAAGRKIFENDFPQEVIVYLIEAANLGFGWELSPVVKNSADLVFAEIKAMIEQGVSG
- a CDS encoding DUF2231 domain-containing protein, yielding MLEYLTRLNDHNLPYPDTIHPIIVHFVIAMVLFAFVCDVVGYFTRNSRLFEVSWWNMFLATIAIFVAIIFGQFEAGLARPYHLAKSVLNMHTLIGWSLSGIIAAITAWRYVIRTRNPQKLPIAYLGVGLILTVIVGMQVYLGDQLVWVYGLHTVPVVEAVKDGILR
- a CDS encoding cytochrome c oxidase subunit II; this translates as MKIQKLLKILTLITSAIALVTTSLWIGKQAYSWLPPEAAAESRLVDDLISFLVTLGAFIFLGVTGTLIYSVIFHRAKKGEIIDGPPIEGNITLEVVWTAIPILLVFWIAGYSYQIYEQMGIQGPMEHVHLHIPIGMESAYAAPMQDTGTRGHGDAETSSVLVANSESVEKIDVLAKQWAWVFHYPEKNVTSTELHLPANKRVRLALQSEDVLHGFYVPAFRVKQDIVPNQTIDFEFTPIRTGKYRLTDSQYSGTYFATMQANVVVESAEDYHHWLAKTATHKPTTASNQAASEYAQAANQSSPSGWATVAPAEPPLVNYPG
- a CDS encoding DUF2231 domain-containing protein; amino-acid sequence: MNSELIDQLKVQLGANGLPYTIPIHPNLVHLTLGLFIIGIFFDIVGVFFPLQKFVFKFLAIPVERANFFDVGWYNMLASAIITFFTVAAGFYEIMLAEAPLDVKSAWGLQAMETMLWHGVGGVLLLALIVGMTVWRGFQRFAWRKDEDRQVQLSYLVVGMAIMFVMYVHGTLGAQLAAEFGVHNTADQLLRVGQDLNAMIK
- a CDS encoding CBS domain-containing protein; translation: MRAKHIMTQDVATIRGSATVAEAVRLMRLKELRALIVEPRNDADAYGIVTETDIVSKVVAYGKDPKQTHVYEIMSKPCIVVNPDLDVEYVARLFANTGVWRAPVIQGELLGIISTTDIITKGDFLEKPKLEFLQKELHKAISNARSISVNYGADSKKAVEAWNFVEELQAEACFYGAPKPEKSARELFSNGRQSVSVG
- a CDS encoding GNAT family N-acetyltransferase — translated: MIEIRPIQRHQIEQAKQIVMGVSLEIWQGVLTEADFRRLDSMSDIENVQSHYFDNRGTFLVLVDGEQVVGTGAIRRFDDQICELKRMWFLKEYRGQGLGWKMAQMLFDFARQAGYWKVRLDLANDERQPQALKLYRKLDFYPIERYNDSSCTVFMEKIL